In Duganella zoogloeoides, a single genomic region encodes these proteins:
- a CDS encoding patatin-like phospholipase family protein, whose amino-acid sequence MGRQKKTGLILTGGGARAAYQVGVLQAISEILWEAGWPPARNPFDIICGTSAGAINATALACRADNFGEGVQKLLDVWQNIEVAQVYRADSLGVLRSGARWLSLLSFGWLLRKWRAAPPASLLDNTPLVGLLHRMLDLPRLDAVLSEGLLHALAVTASSYTAGNHLTFYQTAADIAPWVRMQRLALQDQIGVEHLLASSAIPFIFPATPLFIGGHREYCGDGSMRQLAPISPAIHLGARKVLVVGAGRLTEASRNMPERGAARYPSLAQIAGHAMSSIFLDSLAVDIERLERVNKTLSLLPEELLEQTPLKPVKLLVIAPSERLDDIASRHIGSLPAPIRTMLSGIGATETRGAALASYLLFESSYTCDLIRLGQRDTQARKEDVLAFFES is encoded by the coding sequence ATGGGACGTCAAAAGAAAACCGGCCTGATCCTCACCGGCGGCGGCGCGCGCGCGGCCTACCAGGTGGGAGTGTTACAGGCCATCTCGGAGATCTTGTGGGAAGCGGGCTGGCCGCCGGCGCGCAACCCGTTCGATATCATCTGCGGCACGTCGGCCGGGGCCATCAACGCCACCGCGCTGGCCTGCCGTGCCGACAACTTCGGCGAGGGCGTGCAAAAGCTGCTCGACGTGTGGCAGAACATCGAAGTGGCGCAGGTGTACCGCGCCGATTCGCTGGGCGTGCTGCGCTCGGGCGCGCGCTGGCTCTCGCTGCTGTCGTTCGGCTGGCTGCTGCGCAAGTGGCGGGCGGCGCCGCCGGCGTCGCTGCTGGACAACACTCCGCTGGTCGGCCTGCTGCATCGCATGCTCGACCTGCCCCGGCTGGATGCTGTGCTGTCCGAAGGGCTGCTGCACGCGCTGGCAGTCACCGCCTCGTCCTACACCGCCGGCAACCACCTTACTTTTTACCAGACCGCCGCCGACATCGCACCGTGGGTGCGCATGCAGCGCCTCGCATTGCAGGACCAGATCGGCGTGGAGCACTTGCTGGCGTCGTCGGCAATCCCGTTCATTTTTCCTGCTACGCCGTTGTTCATCGGCGGCCACCGCGAATACTGCGGCGACGGCTCCATGCGCCAGCTGGCGCCGATCTCGCCGGCCATCCACCTGGGGGCGCGCAAGGTGCTGGTAGTCGGTGCGGGCCGTCTGACCGAGGCGTCGCGCAACATGCCGGAGCGGGGCGCGGCGCGCTATCCGAGCCTGGCGCAGATCGCCGGCCATGCCATGTCCTCGATCTTCCTCGATTCGCTGGCGGTCGATATCGAGCGGCTCGAACGGGTGAACAAAACCCTGTCGCTGCTGCCGGAAGAACTGCTCGAGCAGACCCCGCTCAAGCCGGTCAAGCTGCTGGTGATTGCGCCATCGGAGCGGCTCGACGATATCGCCAGCCGCCACATCGGCAGCCTGCCGGCGCCGATCCGCACCATGTTGTCGGGAATTGGCGCCACTGAAACGCGCGGCGCGGCGCTTGCTTCGTATTTGTTGTTCGAATCGTCGTATACTTGCGACTTGATCCGTCTGGGTCAGCGCGATACCCAGGCGCGCAAGGAAGACGTGCTGGCCTTCTTCGAATCCTGA